A stretch of DNA from Streptomyces sp. NBC_01197:
CCTTTCCGGTTCTCTTTCTGGTTTCCCCCATGCCTGCCAAATTGCCGCTGAGAACGGCTTATTGAGTGGCCTTCTCGGACTGGACCGGCGTGCTGCCGCAACGTTCCGAACCAGCCCTGTATCTCTTTGCCGTTACGTGAGGCGACGGAAGGCTGGTAAAAGATGGTCGGGCGAAGAGAATTCCTCATGGCTGGAGCTGCGGGCAGTGCGGCCATGCTTCCTTGGGGTGTCAGGGGAGCACAGGCGTACGCGTCGACTGGCGAAGGGACAGGGGCCGCGGACAGTGCCGTGCCGAAGACCCCTCCGCTGAAGAAGTACGTCGACCCGCTGCCCATCCCCTTGACTGCCATCCCGGATCCTTCTGTCTATCCGGGCGCCGACTACTACGAGATCACGATGCGGCAGGGCTCGTGGCGCTTCCACCGGGATCTCGGACCGGCGAAGGTGTGGGGTTACTGGGCCAGGAACCCGCATGCTCCCCACAAGTCGATCGGTATGGGCTATCTCGGTCCGACCATCAACGTGATCAAGGACCATCCGACGATCGTCAAGTCCCGCAACGAGCTGCCGACCACCCACATGTTCCAGTCCGTGGTCGACGCCATTCGCAGCGGAAACCCCCAGCTCGCCCCGATCCCTCCGGCTCCCTACAAGACCGTCCTGCCCTTCCCTCCGAACGTCAACGTGTGGAACGTCGTGCACAAACACGGCGGTTACACGGCCCCCCAGTCCGACGGAATGCCGAAGCAGTCGTTCAGCCCGGACGGCATTCATGCCGAGTCCTACTCCACTCTGGACCCGGGCCGGGTAAAACCCAACGAGGCGATCTTCGGCTACACCAACCATGAGCGTGCGTCCACGCTCTGGTATCACGATCACGGCATGGGGCTGACAAGCGTCAACTGCTATGCGGGCCTTGCCGGTCTCTACCTCGTCCATGACCCCGCCGACGAGCGGCTCGGGCTGCCGCGAGGCGAATTCGAGGTTCCCCTCATCCTGCAGGACCGGACGTTCTACCGGGACGGCTCGCTCGCCTACACCATGATGGCGCAGGAAGGCGAGGACACCCCGGTCGTCAACGGGAAGGCGTACCCCTTCCTGGCCGTCGAGCCGCGACGCTACCGGCTGCGCATCCTCAACGCTTCGAACGAGCGCTTCTGGCGGCTGAGGTTCACCGTTCCCGCAGACGTACTGCCCCAGCCCACACTGCCGTTCTGGCTGATCGGTACCGACGGCGGCTTCCGTGCTCCGCTGCACATGCTGGACTTCCTGATCGCATCAGGCGAGCG
This window harbors:
- a CDS encoding multicopper oxidase family protein — protein: MPKTPPLKKYVDPLPIPLTAIPDPSVYPGADYYEITMRQGSWRFHRDLGPAKVWGYWARNPHAPHKSIGMGYLGPTINVIKDHPTIVKSRNELPTTHMFQSVVDAIRSGNPQLAPIPPAPYKTVLPFPPNVNVWNVVHKHGGYTAPQSDGMPKQSFSPDGIHAESYSTLDPGRVKPNEAIFGYTNHERASTLWYHDHGMGLTSVNCYAGLAGLYLVHDPADERLGLPRGEFEVPLILQDRTFYRDGSLAYTMMAQEGEDTPVVNGKAYPFLAVEPRRYRLRILNASNERFWRLRFTVPADVLPQPTLPFWLIGTDGGFRAPLHMLDFLIASGERYDLIVDFSKLPMGTNVTLTNYNAPVHYPTGVGPEISEVMQFQVTKPLSRADRTTLPGKLELPPVEPIEPEPDTPRREWVVYQHKLFTTMTFNAVPFYAPSQDFIKAGSTEIWEYINPNHDAHPMHVHLVNFQVLNRQPLDAAGYQEDYEKWLDGGRKPEDRPVLANYLTGPPIPPDPDEAQSHKDTVKVYSEMVTRIIIQGFDPPTDSLAGIPGSGTEFPATYIHHCHIFEHEDDDLMRPWTIVKADD